From one Tetragenococcus osmophilus genomic stretch:
- a CDS encoding IS1634 family transposase codes for MRVQVSKSKNSESLYISKAVRIDGKSTSKVVERLGTLEEVKQKAQGQDPYEWARERAKVLTEQEKNQAREVLVKFSPHKQISANQQVSFNGGYLFLQQLYYQLGLDKICATIQSQYKTTFDLNAVLSQLIYSRILFPGSKQQAFHKKDKYLESPSLDLQHFYRALEILAKENDLIQAQLYKNSRKVVDRNTQILYYDCTNFFFEIEQEDPFRKYGKSKENRPNPIVQMGLFIDGNGVPLAFDLSSGNTNEQGTLKPLEKKILQDFSLSKMVICTDAGLSSTENRKFNNVQNRAFITTQSVKKLKKHLKDWALGQTGWKIVGDSSSKEYTLREVDALGAKKQTFFKERWIHEDGLEQRMIVSYSLKYKEYQEKIRQRQVERAEKLIQSGQKLPKKKNSNDVKRFIKRTSVTQEGEKAEKDVLSLDTSVIEEEARYDGFYAVCTNLNDPVEKIIQVNHQRWEIEETFRIMKSEFDARPVYLSREDRIRAHFITCFMAMMIFRLLEKRLDSPDSYCEIIETLREMNFYQITGEGVIPTYTRTDLTDRLHEQAGFRTDYQILPQKSLKKIFKQTKSGNITTF; via the coding sequence ATGCGCGTCCAAGTATCAAAATCCAAAAATTCGGAGTCGCTCTATATCTCAAAAGCCGTTCGTATCGATGGCAAGAGTACGTCGAAAGTGGTGGAAAGATTAGGAACCCTCGAAGAAGTGAAGCAAAAGGCCCAAGGACAAGATCCCTATGAATGGGCTCGTGAACGCGCTAAGGTACTGACCGAACAAGAAAAAAATCAAGCTCGCGAGGTTTTAGTGAAGTTTTCTCCTCATAAGCAGATTTCAGCGAATCAACAGGTCTCTTTCAATGGCGGTTATCTTTTCCTGCAACAATTGTATTACCAACTCGGACTGGATAAAATTTGCGCTACCATTCAAAGCCAATATAAAACGACTTTTGATCTCAACGCCGTGCTTTCTCAACTAATTTATTCGCGTATTCTTTTCCCTGGTTCGAAACAACAAGCGTTTCATAAAAAAGACAAATACCTTGAGTCGCCGTCTCTAGACCTCCAACATTTTTATCGTGCGTTAGAAATCCTAGCCAAAGAAAACGACCTAATTCAAGCACAACTTTATAAAAACAGCCGCAAAGTGGTCGATCGTAACACCCAAATTCTTTATTATGACTGTACGAATTTCTTCTTTGAAATTGAGCAAGAAGATCCCTTTCGAAAATACGGCAAGTCGAAAGAAAATCGCCCCAACCCAATTGTTCAGATGGGCTTATTTATCGATGGCAACGGCGTTCCCCTGGCTTTTGACTTAAGCAGTGGCAACACCAATGAACAAGGGACGTTAAAACCGTTGGAAAAGAAAATCTTGCAAGATTTCTCCCTTTCGAAAATGGTGATTTGTACAGACGCGGGGTTATCCTCGACCGAAAACCGAAAATTCAACAACGTTCAAAATCGAGCCTTTATCACCACGCAGTCGGTCAAAAAATTGAAAAAGCATTTGAAAGATTGGGCCTTAGGACAGACCGGATGGAAAATTGTAGGCGATTCTTCTTCGAAAGAATATACGCTAAGAGAAGTAGACGCCTTAGGCGCTAAAAAGCAGACCTTTTTTAAAGAACGTTGGATTCATGAAGACGGCTTAGAACAACGCATGATCGTTTCCTATTCTTTAAAATATAAAGAATACCAAGAAAAAATACGTCAACGACAAGTCGAACGCGCGGAAAAACTCATTCAGTCCGGACAGAAATTACCCAAAAAGAAAAATTCCAACGACGTCAAACGTTTTATCAAACGAACATCGGTCACCCAAGAAGGAGAAAAAGCGGAAAAAGACGTGTTATCACTCGACACGTCTGTCATCGAAGAAGAAGCACGCTATGATGGGTTTTATGCCGTTTGTACGAATTTGAACGATCCCGTGGAAAAGATCATTCAAGTGAACCACCAACGATGGGAAATCGAAGAAACCTTTCGCATCATGAAAAGTGAATTTGATGCTCGGCCCGTTTATCTCAGTCGAGAAGATCGTATCCGTGCGCATTTCATTACTTGTTTTATGGCCATGATGATTTTTCGTCTCTTAGAAAAACGCTTAGATTCGCCGGATAGCTATTGTGAAATCATTGAAACGTTAAGAGAAATGAACTTTTATCAAATTACAGGCGAAGGCGTTATTCCGACTTATACGAGAACCGATCTCACCGATCGACTCCATGAGCAAGCCGGCTTTCGAACCGATTATCAAATTTTGCCGCAAAAAAGTTTGAAAAAAATTTTTAAGCAAACCAAATCGGGAAATATTACTACATTTTGA
- a CDS encoding IS30 family transposase: MLNSGARKGKHLSYSERSQIAILKQENYSNRRIASVLERAPQTINNEVKRGTVTQLKRQKQKGKVYDYYTEAYDADAGQAAYDRHRLNCGRRPKWADIDTFIEWADDKMLLDKWSPDAVTGFALEHELFDRAIIPSTTTLYNWIDKGIMRTTNLDLLEKLSRKPKVSSLKKRPNKRILGQSIDKRPKEIDSRETFGHWEIDTVVGNKEKTDAVLLTLVERQTRFEVIMKVNGKDQYSVDEAIYSLQERAGDDFSTMFKTITSDNGSEFAGLHEALKDTLDVYFSHPYASFERGTSENQHKFIRRFIPKGKSMGQVLESQCLRIQQWMNDYPRKILDYKTPHECFVNALRLEKQVA; this comes from the coding sequence GTGTTAAATTCAGGAGCACGTAAGGGAAAACACTTATCTTATTCAGAGCGGTCTCAAATCGCTATTTTAAAGCAAGAAAACTATTCCAATCGTCGGATTGCTAGTGTTTTAGAACGTGCTCCACAAACAATCAATAATGAGGTGAAGCGCGGAACGGTCACACAACTTAAACGCCAAAAGCAAAAAGGAAAGGTCTATGATTACTATACTGAAGCTTATGACGCTGATGCTGGACAAGCAGCTTATGACAGACATCGTTTAAACTGTGGCCGACGGCCAAAATGGGCGGATATAGATACCTTTATAGAATGGGCCGATGATAAGATGTTGCTTGATAAATGGTCCCCTGATGCCGTGACTGGTTTTGCGTTAGAGCATGAGTTGTTTGATCGTGCCATTATTCCTAGTACAACAACACTTTACAATTGGATAGATAAAGGAATCATGCGAACAACGAACCTTGATCTTTTAGAAAAGCTCTCTCGTAAACCAAAAGTGTCCTCTCTGAAGAAACGCCCAAATAAACGTATTCTCGGGCAATCGATAGACAAACGGCCTAAAGAAATTGATAGCCGTGAAACTTTTGGTCACTGGGAAATCGACACAGTCGTTGGTAATAAGGAGAAGACCGATGCCGTACTACTAACATTAGTTGAACGACAAACCCGCTTTGAAGTTATTATGAAGGTAAACGGTAAAGATCAATATTCAGTGGACGAAGCCATTTATTCTCTTCAAGAACGCGCTGGAGATGACTTTTCTACTATGTTTAAGACGATTACTTCAGATAATGGATCTGAATTTGCAGGTCTACATGAAGCGTTAAAGGATACCCTGGATGTTTATTTTAGCCATCCTTATGCATCATTTGAGCGAGGAACGAGTGAGAATCAGCATAAATTCATTCGTCGCTTCATTCCGAAAGGAAAGTCGATGGGTCAAGTTTTAGAATCACAATGCTTACGTATACAACAATGGATGAACGATTATCCCAGAAAAATATTGGATTATAAAACACCTCATGAGTGTTTCGTCAATGCCTTACGATTAGAAAAGCAAGTGGCTTAA
- a CDS encoding response regulator transcription factor, translating into MKKILIVDDEPSIITLLTFNLEKEGYQVTSAENGKDAYEIASTQSFDFIILDIMLPIIDGIEVTKKLRQEKVDTPILMLTAKDDSVDRILGLEIGADDYLTKPFSPREIIARIKAITRRLEPRVSLEEEESTEILNAGSISCNLSEHQVTVHDIPIELTPKEFELLVYFMKRKGRVISRDTLLDRIWHFDFDGQNRIVDVHVGHLREKVEDDPKHPKYIQTVRGFGYKFQE; encoded by the coding sequence ATGAAAAAAATTTTAATTGTTGACGATGAACCTTCGATTATTACTTTATTGACGTTTAATTTGGAAAAAGAGGGGTATCAAGTAACCAGCGCAGAAAATGGAAAAGATGCTTATGAAATTGCAAGCACACAATCTTTTGACTTTATTATTTTGGATATTATGCTTCCAATAATCGATGGTATTGAGGTAACAAAAAAACTACGTCAAGAAAAAGTAGACACCCCTATTTTAATGTTGACAGCAAAAGATGATTCAGTTGATCGAATTTTAGGCTTAGAAATAGGCGCGGATGATTACTTAACCAAACCATTTAGTCCTAGAGAAATCATTGCTCGTATCAAAGCTATCACCCGACGCTTAGAACCTCGAGTGTCATTAGAAGAAGAGGAATCTACTGAAATTTTAAATGCTGGAAGCATTTCATGTAATCTATCTGAACACCAAGTGACTGTTCATGATATTCCTATTGAGTTGACCCCAAAAGAGTTTGAACTTTTAGTATACTTTATGAAAAGAAAGGGAAGAGTCATTAGTCGTGATACTTTGTTAGATCGTATTTGGCATTTTGACTTTGATGGGCAAAATCGCATTGTTGATGTACATGTCGGCCATTTAAGAGAAAAAGTGGAAGATGATCCCAAACACCCCAAATATATTCAAACGGTTCGAGGCTTTGGCTATAAATTTCAGGAGTAA
- a CDS encoding sensor histidine kinase, whose product MNKKKRLYAGWFIGLLFLFFSSWQLISHFYDQQVLNQHEEFLQQKTYSFIRLIENDQANFEEIATDYVEDSEERITRINSEGDILFDTFNPALSGSRSQRPEVKAVMEGNSFGQSLRMSPTLDQEVLYVAIPLRKNGDIREIIRMAEPSSSFLPEANQMKQAIFLVNFAFWIILAISIFVILRRRNRPVETILPVIKQIINEPKQQKMIMQTSSAWRELYQNINTLSQQMGDTYHAYTSSEKQFYTLLNELMVGVFIIDETGKLVFINEVLIEQLNITSNTKEQPFSSVITEPQLVQMIYQTHEINTVNKEIRITKSNRLLDVTIRAFQESGYIFGIAYDMTRISQLEKLQKDFVGNVTHELKTPITSLIGFIETLLDGAKDDPQTLESFLKIMQKDAHRLQNLVQEIIQLSKTANINNVITSVNVYERIEDTVHDYTTVIDEKNINVEVTGPKEMILHTNVELFQPICKNLIENAVHYVSYNGNVVIRFYQREDYFVFSVEDDGIGISQEEQERIFERFYRVDKARSRNSGGNGLGLAIVKDYSELLDGRIDVESFPGLGAKFTVTLPIMY is encoded by the coding sequence ATGAATAAAAAGAAACGCTTATATGCTGGTTGGTTCATTGGTTTACTGTTTTTATTCTTTAGCAGTTGGCAACTTATCAGCCATTTCTATGACCAACAAGTACTCAATCAGCATGAAGAATTTTTACAGCAAAAAACTTACTCTTTTATCCGCTTGATCGAAAATGATCAAGCTAATTTTGAAGAGATCGCTACAGATTATGTAGAAGATTCAGAAGAAAGAATCACGCGGATAAATAGTGAAGGCGATATTCTTTTCGATACATTTAACCCTGCACTTTCTGGGAGTCGCTCCCAGCGCCCAGAAGTAAAAGCAGTGATGGAAGGAAATTCTTTTGGACAATCTCTTCGTATGAGTCCTACCTTAGATCAAGAGGTCCTTTATGTAGCTATCCCACTCAGAAAAAACGGAGATATCCGTGAGATTATTCGTATGGCAGAACCTTCAAGTAGTTTTTTACCAGAAGCTAACCAAATGAAACAAGCTATTTTTCTTGTCAACTTTGCCTTCTGGATAATACTTGCAATCAGCATTTTTGTCATTTTACGTAGAAGAAATCGACCTGTGGAAACCATCTTACCCGTTATCAAACAGATAATAAACGAACCTAAGCAACAAAAGATGATCATGCAAACTTCTTCAGCATGGAGAGAACTTTATCAAAATATTAATACTTTAAGTCAACAAATGGGTGATACCTATCATGCCTATACCTCTTCAGAAAAACAGTTTTATACTTTGCTAAATGAACTTATGGTGGGAGTCTTTATCATTGATGAAACTGGCAAGTTAGTATTCATCAATGAAGTTCTTATAGAACAATTAAATATAACAAGCAATACAAAAGAGCAGCCTTTCTCATCCGTCATTACAGAACCACAATTAGTTCAAATGATTTACCAAACACATGAGATAAATACAGTGAATAAGGAAATCCGTATAACAAAATCAAATCGGTTATTAGATGTTACCATTCGAGCTTTCCAAGAGTCAGGATACATTTTTGGTATTGCTTATGATATGACGCGTATTTCTCAGTTAGAAAAACTGCAAAAGGATTTTGTCGGTAATGTAACCCATGAACTTAAAACTCCGATCACTTCTTTAATTGGTTTTATTGAAACTTTACTTGATGGCGCAAAAGACGATCCACAAACGCTAGAATCATTTTTAAAAATAATGCAAAAAGATGCCCACCGCTTACAAAACTTGGTTCAAGAAATCATACAATTATCGAAAACGGCCAATATAAATAATGTAATCACTTCAGTAAATGTGTATGAACGTATTGAAGATACGGTCCATGATTATACTACCGTAATTGACGAAAAAAATATAAATGTAGAGGTAACCGGTCCAAAAGAAATGATTTTACATACGAATGTCGAATTATTTCAACCAATATGCAAAAATTTAATTGAAAATGCGGTCCATTATGTTTCTTATAATGGAAATGTTGTCATTCGTTTCTATCAAAGGGAGGATTATTTCGTTTTTTCGGTGGAAGATGATGGCATTGGTATTAGTCAAGAAGAACAAGAACGCATTTTTGAACGTTTTTATCGTGTAGATAAAGCACGTTCACGCAATTCAGGAGGAAACGGCTTAGGTCTTGCCATTGTCAAAGATTATAGCGAACTACTTGATGGAAGGATTGACGTTGAGAGTTTTCCCGGGCTCGGAGCGAAATTTACCGTGACATTACCTATTATGTACTAA
- a CDS encoding phosphate ABC transporter substrate-binding protein PstS family protein — protein sequence MKKLTGLLMLTGILLGGCAGNGASDTESSEQANQGQTEIVAVGSTALQPLVDAAQEEFVQENPNYNISVQGGGSGTGLSQVQNGSVTIGNSDVFAEEQDGVDADSLVDHRVAVVGMAPVVNQDAGVSELSKQELIDIFTGEITNWQEVGGEDQEISVVNRASGSGTRDTFEQWALDGAETVQTQEQESSGAVKQIVSDTPGSISYLALSHLDDSLQEIAIDGVEPTEEAIQTNDWEIWSYEHMYTQGEPEQEVQDFLDFMVSDGIQEGLVRELGYLPITEMQVERDAEGDVTEIE from the coding sequence ATGAAAAAACTAACAGGACTGTTGATGTTAACGGGAATTTTGTTAGGTGGTTGCGCTGGCAATGGTGCTAGCGATACGGAAAGTTCCGAGCAAGCCAACCAAGGTCAAACGGAGATTGTTGCTGTCGGTTCCACAGCGTTACAACCTTTAGTTGATGCAGCGCAAGAAGAATTTGTACAAGAAAACCCTAATTATAATATTTCAGTTCAAGGTGGTGGCAGTGGAACTGGCTTAAGCCAAGTCCAAAATGGCTCGGTCACTATTGGGAATTCAGATGTATTTGCTGAAGAACAAGATGGTGTAGATGCCGATAGTTTAGTGGATCATAGAGTGGCTGTTGTAGGTATGGCTCCTGTGGTAAATCAAGATGCTGGTGTTAGCGAGTTATCTAAACAAGAATTAATTGATATTTTTACTGGAGAAATAACGAACTGGCAAGAAGTTGGGGGCGAAGATCAAGAAATTTCAGTAGTCAACCGAGCTTCTGGAAGTGGAACCAGAGATACGTTTGAACAGTGGGCTTTAGATGGTGCTGAGACTGTACAAACACAAGAACAAGAGTCTTCTGGTGCAGTAAAGCAAATTGTGTCTGATACTCCAGGTTCAATCAGTTATTTAGCATTATCGCATTTGGATGATTCATTGCAAGAAATAGCCATTGATGGCGTAGAACCTACTGAAGAAGCTATTCAAACCAACGATTGGGAAATCTGGTCTTATGAGCATATGTATACTCAAGGAGAACCGGAACAAGAGGTACAGGATTTCTTAGATTTCATGGTTTCTGATGGTATCCAAGAAGGGCTTGTAAGAGAATTGGGGTATCTTCCTATTACAGAAATGCAAGTAGAAAGAGATGCTGAAGGTGACGTTACAGAGATAGAGTAG